The region GTACCTTCACTGCAACAGTCCATCACCTCCAGCGTGACTTCTTCAGGAGTCTAACCACAGACTGCCCTCCTGTGGAGCAGAgccctgcttttaaagccacaggctccgcccacagacaatccaaacaagcaaaaatactAAGTAATTACTTGTAACTCAAATCAACTCTTAAAGTATacaagataataataataataataataataataataataataataataataataataataataataataataataataataataataataataataataataataagagaaaaataaataaataaaataaacttgtaaacaaaatacaatactcGGTTTAATAGACAACACCCAGTGCgctctgatgacatcaccacCTCAGGTGACTCCCTCCCGGCACGCCACAATCCGGAAACACCCTACTTGAAAACAGAACCGGGAAAACgtttaatgctgaaaacaggttagaatgaatgtttaactgaagcaggaacACCGCGTGTGCACCCACGATGAACCGCCCCAGTTTAAGCTGCAACAAAAGTAAGTTAGTGATTGTGTACGTGTTTGTCGGCGGGTGTGCGCGCATATCTGACACGGACTCTAAGTCCCAGCTCGTGACGGCTCCTCCGTCACAGAGACTAACAACTTATTCATGAGATAACTATTTGGAAAACTCTGACATACATGTTACAGCATTTACATAGCTGTCACTGAAATAGTGGAGCAGTGAcccaaaaataaatgcaggcaatagtatgcaaacattttactcCTGAAGATCCATTATAGCACATGGGATGCTTGAAAATGAATTTGACTGCATATCCTACTTTCAGATAAATAAACAGTTATCTGCATTCTTGGAGGCAGTCAGAGCattgaaatttaatttccaGAGTGTAagataaatatggaaaatataaataaaatgcaaagtttcaaaagtcactTTTGCATTCATATTATGCAACGCATTGTGATGATGTATCGTCTAAAATTCCAATAATCTATTAGCTGTGTTGAAAGCTACCTGTGGTTTTACTAAAAGTGTGACTATATGTGGACAGTACATCTGCCTGTATGAAAGcaggtggggtttttttagataaataactgattgtttaatttgctaaaaatgctaattgtTTTCTCTGCTGACTGAGATAAACATGACATTTGCTGTGGGTATTTTGGACACTCACATTAAAAACTGAGAGTATGCAAACAATCACAGGAAATTAACAATCATTGATTAGCCTCTCAAAATGCCTATAATCTCAAAACCTTTTATtccaacaaaatgtcaaaacaagaAATGGTAGATGAATTATTGCCAGTAACCTCACTGGTTACATTACAATGATTACAAAAGTGATGTATTAGTTCATATTCAGAATGGGCAGACATCAAAGCTGGAGCCACAGAGCCTTGACCAAATTACACATCACTCTTTCTCTATTTTCCAGGAGGCAGAATAACAGTGCTTTTTCTATAGCCAGTCCACATCCACCTGTTTACATTCAGCAGCTGCTCTTACTGAGACTGTGGAAGATGATGCTGTGGAATGGAATCAATAATCTATAACTGGCCATTATATAAAGAGGAAGGGGACAGGAAATGGGTTTTCCCAACAAGAACAGTGGCGCTCGTGAGTGAATACAGTCCATTGAAGCCTCAGGTTCACCCCCCACCAAAAGGCTGTTATTAATGCCTTTTGGCAGCGTTGCAGCTGAGTCACAGAGAGCACTGCGTGGGCGCTCATCCAATTTGTTTCACTCGGCCTGTTTGTTCTGCAGTCACTATCAACAAAATCCCCATGACTAACATCTATGGAAAACTGGCTAATGGCATAGCTGATTAGATGTTGGATGTGACCATAgattaaatatgttatttaacAGGGTGCGAGAAAACTTTCCCTATCCATTAAAGCAGCTGAGAAGACTTTGCAAAGACCTTgggaagacttttttttttctcagtgaatCCATGATGCATTCACTGGAacacaaagtaaacaaaagcgagaatcaaacaaaaaacacagcagctcacaaacatttttcatacatCTGTTAAAATTATAGctttttattgtataaaaaaaatggccatgataaatcattttataaatcattttgttaGATTATTTCCAATAATGTGATATTTATATTGTGCAATTTAgttgaaaagaaatatgttaaaaggaaaaaacgAGAGCTTTTTTAAACTGTATCTAATTTCGTTTCAGCATTCAGTCTATTTTTGTGAGGGCATCAGCATCTTTTTGTTGAATTGTCAGAAAATGAACTGGAATGTCctccaaagttgtttttcccACTGGGAAAGTGGGAGCAACTCTGACTACCCCAGTTACGACTTGTAAGGGGGATTTTGTGTTTCAGTATGGCCACTCCATGCATCAACAGTAGTAAGATGTAGTAAAAACgtgtttatgtttcaaaacaCACATGCAACTACATGCAACTGCAActataaactgaacaaattaaaagtggtgtttgtttaaggaaaataaaacttaaaattttgtttgttgaaattCCGATTTCTGAAGAAAGCTGTTGCTTCAGATCTGACATCAAACCCAGCTCCATGTTCCCACTTCCCAAGTAACTTGAATGtagcatatttttctttcacttctcaATAATAAACAAGtccaatcagaaaaaaacagtaaaatatattgatgTTTGCAATCATACAGTTCAGGAGATATGAAAACAGTATCTGCTCTGTGTAACAGAATCAATATATAAGCaaagtactttttaatttttttcacttttgcaagagaaaacaactttttgtaaCAGTATAGTACTCAGAAACtttacagcaaaaacacaaaatcttagtattttttgtgtagtttctagtgcaaacatcttaaaacacttaaaataagacaatattaacttataagtaacttttcaaaaagaaataggagcttgtttagacaataattcctcaatattgatgaaaaagtactgaaataatctgcctgtggaaTATGACATctttcccatattataagtgaaataatctgccagtggaacaagtgCAGTTATTTTCATccatattaagaaattactgacttaaaacaagctaatttcttgctgaaaagttacttgaaagttagttttgtcttatgtcCAGTGTAGTAAGATTCCAccagaaattagacaaaaaatactcagattttgtgtttttacagtatgTAGGAAACTTGTAATTTTGGTATCTGTCTCTAACACAAATTTAAGAgttttttaaagctatttttcTATGTACCTTTTTCAGCTTGATTTTGCTTGGGATAAGCTGCTTGGTGTAGGTAGTCTTGGAGTCAGGCTCCCACTCAATCTCCTCACAGGGTAACTCCACTTCCCCCAGAGTGGCCTCTCTCAGCCCAGAGAAGTCCCTGCTGTAGACAGCCAGCCTCAGGGTACAGGTGCAGAGCTCCTCCACAGAGCCCACCTGCAGCACAAAGCTCTGGCTGACGAGGTCTGGGCAAAGGCTGCGCCGGCGTGGGGCTGTCTGCTGGAGCGAGGGGTGAAGTGGAGGGAGGCTGGCGCGAACAAATACCCCACTGCGTCTTCTAGTGTCCCCAGAAAGCCCCAGGATGTTGACCACCAAGGTGCCAGAGCTAGAGCTAAAGAGCATGGAGAAGTGCAGAAGAGGAGCTGGTTTGGAAGAGGCAGAGTTGGAGTTGGAGCCATACTGAGGGTGACATagctccccctgctggctgTTAATGCTGGGAGCACCTGCTGTAAGCCGACTGCTCTCACTGAGAGCAAAACTTTCTCCACTAACAGTTCTGCGTCTGCCTATCACCCGGCAGGATTTGGATACAAAGCTGAGCTTGGTGAGGGAGGGCAAGGAAGCCCTGCCATGACTAGCAGCTTTACTGGGAGAGCAGGGCAGAGCAGAAGTACTAAGGCGCCGCATTGGGAAAGTAGCTCTGGAAGACTGCGCCAGCTCAGCTGCTCTAGAAGGGTTGTTGTTGAATGGGAGAGTGTTGAGATCATCTTCAGATGGAGAAGAGCTACTTTTAGAAGAAGGGCACTCCAACACATTACCATCCAGCTCTTCATACTGCTGTTTGACAGGCTGAGTACACGGAGAGTGACTTAATGTCACAGTCACACTCTCAGTGGGTTGAAGGGACAGAACAGCTGCTTCTTTGTCTTCAGAGGAAAGGCTTTTCTGTTTGCGACAGCAAAGGATGCAGCCAAGAACCAGACAGTAGCAGAACACAGCCAGACCCACAGCCAGCACAACTTGCAGGTGgactagaaaacaaaaagtcacaaatagGCATGATAAAGTAGGCTAAATAGTTATTTGGTTTAACAAGTTAAAAGTATTACAGCATTATTTGGCaccaattaataaataaacataatactTATACTAGAAAAATTGCTGTTCCTAGCGAAACAGACGTGAGACTGCAAATCTGCAGAATGCTTGCTGAAGAATATGCAGAACAATGCATAAGAGATAGGGAAAAAGTAGAAGGAAGCTACATTTTGATATGATTGGTTGCACAATTGGTTAAAGTTGGCAGAAGTAGTTAAATGCGGTATGACGTATGaatattgaataataataagaagaaagaGGAACATTAACTAATGCAGTAATGCATTCTCActtataaagagaaaaaataacttaaaaagtgAGAATGCATTCATGCACTCTCACTGATATTGTGTCCTTATTTATGTCACAGAAAATCCAGTCATGCTAAAACGCTAACTGTTGTTTGTACAATTAAGGCTGCAGGAAAGGAAACACAAGCATTAGGATTATCATAGACTGACAAATGAAATCGTCTCCAGAGTTTGACTACAAATGAAGATGAATTCATGTGTGATGAATTGCAAGAGGATCCTGCTGAAAACCATTATCTTGTTTCATCTGCAATCTGTGTGCTTGATGAAATCAAAGaggaaatgttgaaataattaaaatgatataGTTGGCCACTCTAGCAAGACATCTGcgcttgttttttgttttgatttattgattttttgtagagtttcagtttacattttcaaaatcatgGTTGAGTCATCCATGAggtgccaaaataaaaaaaaacgtctaAAAACTAAGAAGAAAGACCAATATAGCATTGATGTGTTTTGCATCACAATCCCTgactttattttctgcattttcacaGTCATCTCTATTAGCATGTAATTGTAAATTGCTTTTTTAGACTTAAAAGAGATTGGAGCCACATAAGCTGCTGCGGTTATTTAATGTCACACAGTGGGGCTGTATTAAGATGACTCATCCTCCATAATTGGATTTTTGTGAAAATCACATCAGCAAGCATGCTGAGATCAACAaatactaaaatgttttctctgtcaaTAGTAAAGTTAAGATACATCTCCATGAGGACAAAAAGATTAACTATAAGCTGCTGTAACCTGAGGTGTGTTCCTCCTATAAAAAGATCATCGCATTAGA is a window of Xiphophorus maculatus strain JP 163 A chromosome 4, X_maculatus-5.0-male, whole genome shotgun sequence DNA encoding:
- the LOC106700015 gene encoding synaptotagmin-4-like, with the translated sequence MSYSLGVHLQVVLAVGLAVFCYCLVLGCILCCRKQKSLSSEDKEAAVLSLQPTESVTVTLSHSPCTQPVKQQYEELDGNVLECPSSKSSSSPSEDDLNTLPFNNNPSRAAELAQSSRATFPMRRLSTSALPCSPSKAASHGRASLPSLTKLSFVSKSCRVIGRRRTVSGESFALSESSRLTAGAPSINSQQGELCHPQYGSNSNSASSKPAPLLHFSMLFSSSSGTLVVNILGLSGDTRRRSGVFVRASLPPLHPSLQQTAPRRRSLCPDLVSQSFVLQVGSVEELCTCTLRLAVYSRDFSGLREATLGEVELPCEEIEWEPDSKTTYTKQLIPSKIKLKKSFSSQETLGCRKSSICVPRTLGQLFILLQYQTLAQRIKVMVRKAENLVKLTRIPGTPDHYVVINLHQDGKIIDTKETKVASGPNPIWNAPFLFDLPPGDITQLPLALEFIVMQGRLYTKNSILGRVLIGGNASDVGQEHWREICGPGQTETTRWHAIQSDAV